GTTAAAAAGAGGGGAGCCTCCCTCATGAACGTCATACCACTCATACCGATGGGCGAGATGAAGGACTACCCACGGCCAACCTGTGAGGAGATCGAGAGGGTAAGGAACGAGGTTGAAAAGATAATACCCGTATTCAGGGCATGCACACAGTGCAGGGCAGACGCCTACGGTATTCCAGGTAAAAAGGGCGCTGACAGGCACCTTGACATGACACCAGCAAGCCACTACTGAAAATCCCGTGATAACCATGAAGACACTGGAATGGAAGGACAACCGACTCATCCTTATAGATCAGAGAAAACTTCCCGATTCACTGGAGTACTTTGAGTGTGAAAACTACCGGGACGTCATATACGCAATAAAAAACATGGTTGTAAGGGGCGCACCGGCCATTGGGGTGACAGCAGCATTTGGAGTTGCCCTGGCAGACCTTGCAGGAGAGGACACTGAAAGGGCTGCAGAGGAGATAAGGTCATCAAGGCCAACCGCAGTGAACCTTTTCTGGGCAGTGGACCGTGTAATGAAATCCGGGTCCCCACTTGACGAGGCCCTGAAGATCTACAGGGAGGATATGGAGACCAACAGGGCCATAGGGGCTCACGGGGCCAGCATAATCCAGGATGGCGATACAATCTTAACCCACTGCAATGCAGGCGCCCTTGCCTGTGTTGACTACGGCACGGCCCTGGGTGTTGTGAGGGCAGCCAGGGATCAGGGAAAGAATATAACCGTTATATGTGATGAGACAAGGCCCGTGGGACAGGGTGCCCGTTTGAGTGTCTGGGAGATGCAGCAGGAGGGCATACCCGTTAAACTGATAGCGGACGTTGCAGCGGGATACCTAATGCAGAGGGGAATGATAGATAAGGTTATAATAGGTGCTGACCGTGTGGCAGAGGGTGGCGTGGCAAACAAGATAGGGTCACTCATGGTTGCACTCTCAGCAAAACGGTTCAATGTACCCTTTTACGTTGCAGCACCCCTCAGCACCTTTGACAGGGAAAATTCAATTTATGATGTCGAGATAGAGGAAAGGAGTCCCGAAGAGGTCCTCTATTATGGGGGCTGCAGGATAGCCCCGGAAAATACCGAGGCCATCAACCCGGCATTTGACATAGTACCCTCTGATCTTATAGACGGCATCATAACAGAGAATGGTATAATGGATCCCCTCTGATTTCAGCTATTGTTTTATGATTAATGGGGTATGCTGAATCGTTCTGATCTCACAACTTTTTTATTCTTGCATCGATACCAATATGCCACACACCTGGACTCCTTGACTTCACCCTTCTCCTATCCAGGATCTCCACTTTGAAGGGTGCCGCGGCGTCCCTCAGGCGTTTTACAGGGGTTTCGAAGTCCCTTGAAAATTCATAGTAGTGTATGATGCCCCCATCCCTGACAGCCCGAATGGCGTCATCAAGAAATTCGCAGGCAGTTGCTGGGAGATTCATGATCACATGGTCTGCAAAGCACTCCTTATCCTTCAGGAACTCCCTCACATCACCCTCAACAGGGACTATGATATCCTCTGCCCGGTTCAGACGGGCATTTTCCCTGATGTAACCGACAGCAGCGGGGTTTATATCAACCGCGTATACCCTGGATGCCTTCCCATGCCTTGCAACTGCAACTGCAAAGGGCCCGGCACCTGCGAACATGTCAAGGACAACCTCCCCCTCCTTCACCTGTCTGGCAACGATTTCCCTCTCATTTGCAAGCCGGGGGCTGAAGTACACACTCCTTATATCAACCTTTATACGGCTTCCGTACTCCCTATGGACGGTTTCAGATACCGGAGAACCTGCAATGAGCTCAAGTTTCCTGGTCCTTGTAACACCCTTCACCCCACTCCTCTTCATGTACACGGCACTCCGTCCTGTGAATTTAAGGGCGGCCTCACCTATCGCATGCCTGTAGTCATGGAGCTCCTCGGGTATTTCAAGGATAACGGTATCACCTATTATATCAAAGGACCGCCTGATGGATGCAAGCACGTCCTCAGGGATCCTGGATTTCAGCATATCAGTAAGACTTCTCGGGGAGCGTTTACTTCTCTCAAAAACATCATCTATGACCTCAACATCATCAAATTCCCCTGCAACCCCGGCGTCGATCACCGGTATGTAAACATGGCTTTCATCCCTTTTTATCCTGTAATCCCTGTTCAGGAGAGACCTCTCACTTAAAATTCTGATTACGTCATTGGCCTTTTTCTTCGGAACCTTTAAACCCTTCATGGTGAACTTCCTGTTACAGTTTAAGCCACTTATATACTGGTTTTTTCTGAAACATTATTATAACGTTATGATATTATGAGAGGGTGAGAGATGCTTTACATAATTGGACTTGGACTTTACGATGAAAACGATATATCAGTTAAGGGTCTGAAGGCCTTAAAGGCCTGCAGCAGGGTTTACGCCGAATTCTACACCGCAATCCTTCAGGGGGCCAGTTTATCTGCAATTGAGGAATTAACCGGTAAGGATATAGATATACTGCGCAGGGAGGAAATTGAGGAGGAAAGGATACCACTTGTTGAGGCAGAAAAATCCGATGTTGCACTCCTCGTCCCGGGGGACCCCCTCGTTGCAACCACCCACACAGAACTGATCCTTGATGCAAGGAGGAGGGGCATAGAGACAAGGGTCATTCATGCATCATCAATAATATCCGCTGCACCCGGCCTTGCAGGGCTGCAGGCCTACAAGTTCGGGAGGATAATCACGGTACCATTCACATCGGAAAATTACTTCCCAACATCCCCCTACATTAATATAAAGGATAACCTTGAGAGGGATTCCCATTCACTGGTGCTCCTTGATATAGAGGCCCATAAAAGGAGGTA
This genomic stretch from Methanothermobacter sp. harbors:
- a CDS encoding class I SAM-dependent methyltransferase family protein, with the translated sequence MKGLKVPKKKANDVIRILSERSLLNRDYRIKRDESHVYIPVIDAGVAGEFDDVEVIDDVFERSKRSPRSLTDMLKSRIPEDVLASIRRSFDIIGDTVILEIPEELHDYRHAIGEAALKFTGRSAVYMKRSGVKGVTRTRKLELIAGSPVSETVHREYGSRIKVDIRSVYFSPRLANEREIVARQVKEGEVVLDMFAGAGPFAVAVARHGKASRVYAVDINPAAVGYIRENARLNRAEDIIVPVEGDVREFLKDKECFADHVIMNLPATACEFLDDAIRAVRDGGIIHYYEFSRDFETPVKRLRDAAAPFKVEILDRRRVKSRSPGVWHIGIDARIKKL
- the dph5 gene encoding diphthine synthase; its protein translation is MLYIIGLGLYDENDISVKGLKALKACSRVYAEFYTAILQGASLSAIEELTGKDIDILRREEIEEERIPLVEAEKSDVALLVPGDPLVATTHTELILDARRRGIETRVIHASSIISAAPGLAGLQAYKFGRIITVPFTSENYFPTSPYINIKDNLERDSHSLVLLDIEAHKRRYMTANEGLEYLLRASEKLGDETINEKTLAVVIARAGSERPLVRADAISSLLNEDFGDPLHCLIVPAGLHFIEAEYLVEVAGAPRRIVEGMII
- the mtnA gene encoding S-methyl-5-thioribose-1-phosphate isomerase gives rise to the protein MKTLEWKDNRLILIDQRKLPDSLEYFECENYRDVIYAIKNMVVRGAPAIGVTAAFGVALADLAGEDTERAAEEIRSSRPTAVNLFWAVDRVMKSGSPLDEALKIYREDMETNRAIGAHGASIIQDGDTILTHCNAGALACVDYGTALGVVRAARDQGKNITVICDETRPVGQGARLSVWEMQQEGIPVKLIADVAAGYLMQRGMIDKVIIGADRVAEGGVANKIGSLMVALSAKRFNVPFYVAAPLSTFDRENSIYDVEIEERSPEEVLYYGGCRIAPENTEAINPAFDIVPSDLIDGIITENGIMDPL